The proteins below are encoded in one region of Casimicrobium huifangae:
- a CDS encoding Orn/Lys/Arg decarboxylase N-terminal domain-containing protein: MKFRFPVVIIDEDWRAESASGLGIRALAKALEDEGMEVVGGFTYVDVGMVANQAARASAFVVSIDDEEINEDGAESTAVVELRKFIAATRRRNADVPIFLFGETRTSQHLPNEILKELHGFIHMFEDTPEFTARMIVRESTKYLKALPPPFFKELVDYARDGSYSWHCPGHSGGVAFLKSPVGQMFHQFFGENMLRADVCNAVEELGQLLDHTGPVAASERNAARIFGADHLFFVTNGTSTSNKVVWHANVARDDIVLVDRNCHKSILHAIMMTGTVPIFLQPTRNHLGIIGPITRDQFSRESIQKKINAHPLVKDKKAKPRVMTITQSTYDGVLYNVETIKKELAGYVENLHFDEAWLPHAAFHPFYQDMHAIGPGRKPCKDSMVYATQSTHKLLAGLSQASQILVQDAEHLKLDFTRFNEAYLMHTSTSPQYAIIASCDVAAAMMEQPGGGALVEESISEALDFRRAMAKVDKEWGKDWWFKTWGPTKFDSNGSGKREEWFLKPTDKWHGFGNIASGFNMLDPIKATIVTPGLDVNGRFSKQGIPASLVTKYLAEHGVVVEKTGLYSFFVMFTIGITKGRWNSLVTELQQFKMDYDQNQPLWRVMPEFVHAHPQYERVGLRDLAQRIHEAYRKYDVARVTTEMYLSPMEPAMKPSDAFEHLAHRKVDRVPVDELQGRVTAMLVTPYPPGIPLLLPGERFNKTIVDYLKFAREFNTLLPGFDTDVHGLVMEHDKGVERYFVDCVRA; the protein is encoded by the coding sequence ATGAAATTTCGCTTCCCCGTAGTCATCATCGATGAAGACTGGCGCGCCGAGTCGGCGTCTGGCCTTGGCATCCGCGCGCTTGCCAAGGCGCTGGAGGATGAAGGCATGGAAGTGGTCGGGGGCTTCACCTACGTTGACGTCGGCATGGTCGCCAATCAGGCGGCGCGGGCCTCGGCCTTTGTGGTGTCGATCGACGATGAGGAGATCAACGAGGACGGCGCCGAGAGCACTGCGGTTGTCGAGTTGCGCAAGTTCATTGCGGCGACCCGCCGGCGCAATGCCGACGTGCCGATCTTCCTGTTCGGTGAGACGCGCACCTCGCAGCATCTGCCGAACGAGATTCTCAAGGAGCTGCACGGTTTCATTCACATGTTCGAGGACACGCCGGAGTTCACCGCGCGGATGATCGTGCGCGAGTCCACCAAGTACCTCAAAGCACTGCCGCCGCCGTTCTTCAAGGAGCTGGTGGACTATGCACGCGACGGCTCGTACTCTTGGCACTGCCCGGGGCACTCCGGTGGGGTGGCGTTTCTGAAGAGCCCGGTGGGACAAATGTTCCACCAGTTCTTTGGCGAGAACATGCTGCGGGCCGACGTCTGCAATGCGGTGGAAGAGCTGGGTCAACTGCTCGATCACACCGGCCCGGTGGCCGCCAGTGAGCGCAATGCCGCACGGATTTTTGGCGCCGATCATCTGTTCTTCGTGACCAATGGCACCAGTACGTCGAACAAGGTGGTGTGGCACGCCAACGTGGCGCGCGATGACATCGTGCTGGTCGACCGCAACTGCCACAAGAGCATCCTGCACGCGATCATGATGACCGGCACGGTGCCGATCTTCCTGCAGCCGACGCGCAATCACCTCGGCATCATCGGGCCGATCACGCGCGACCAGTTCTCGCGCGAATCGATCCAGAAAAAGATCAACGCACATCCGCTGGTCAAGGACAAGAAAGCCAAGCCACGGGTGATGACGATCACCCAGAGCACCTACGACGGCGTGCTCTACAACGTCGAGACGATCAAGAAAGAGCTGGCCGGGTACGTCGAAAACCTGCACTTCGACGAAGCCTGGCTGCCACATGCGGCGTTCCACCCGTTCTATCAGGACATGCACGCCATCGGCCCCGGCCGCAAACCTTGCAAGGATTCGATGGTTTACGCCACACAGAGCACGCACAAGCTGCTGGCAGGGTTGTCGCAGGCGTCGCAGATTCTGGTGCAGGACGCCGAGCACCTGAAACTCGACTTCACGCGCTTCAACGAGGCGTACCTGATGCACACCTCCACCTCCCCGCAGTACGCGATCATCGCCAGCTGCGACGTGGCGGCGGCGATGATGGAGCAGCCGGGCGGTGGCGCACTGGTGGAGGAGAGCATCAGCGAAGCGCTCGACTTCCGCCGCGCGATGGCCAAGGTGGATAAGGAATGGGGCAAGGACTGGTGGTTCAAGACCTGGGGGCCCACCAAGTTTGACTCCAACGGCTCCGGCAAGCGCGAGGAATGGTTCCTGAAGCCGACTGACAAGTGGCACGGCTTCGGCAATATCGCGTCCGGCTTCAACATGCTTGATCCGATCAAGGCGACCATCGTCACACCGGGGCTGGACGTCAACGGCCGTTTCTCGAAGCAGGGTATTCCGGCGTCGCTGGTCACCAAATATCTCGCCGAGCATGGCGTCGTCGTCGAAAAGACCGGTCTCTATAGCTTCTTCGTCATGTTCACCATCGGCATCACCAAGGGCCGCTGGAACTCACTGGTCACCGAGCTGCAGCAGTTCAAGATGGACTACGACCAGAACCAGCCGCTGTGGCGGGTGATGCCCGAGTTCGTGCATGCGCACCCGCAGTACGAGCGCGTGGGCCTGCGCGACCTCGCGCAGCGCATCCATGAGGCCTACCGCAAGTACGACGTCGCGCGGGTGACCACCGAGATGTATCTGTCGCCGATGGAACCAGCGATGAAGCCGAGCGACGCCTTCGAGCATCTCGCGCACCGCAAGGTGGACCGGGTACCGGTGGACGAGCTGCAAGGGCGCGTGACCGCCATGCTGGTGACGCCCTACCCGCCAGGCATTCCGCTACTGCTGCCCGGAGAGCGCTTCAACAAGACGATCGTCGATTACCTCAAGTTCGCCCGCGAATTCAACACGCTGTTGCCCGGCTTCGACACCGATGTGCACGGGCTGGTGATGGAGCACGACAAGGGGGTGGAGCGGTATTTTGTCGATTGCGTGAGGGCGTAG
- a CDS encoding DUF3683 domain-containing protein, producing the protein MAQKASHVDAAADDGGSRIREIPYNYTSFSDREIVIRLLGDDAWDVLQSLRGERKTGRSARMLFEVLGDIWVVERNPYLQDDMIDNPRRRAQLIEALRHRLGEVEKRRNVDVADADGETRKEKVGELVTRAAKAVDRFEAQFRETYDLRKRVLKVLGRITHKDNITFDGLARVSHVTDATDWRVEYPFVVLHPDSEDEVFGLVKGCIELGLTIIPRGGGTGYTGGAIPLSRLSAVINTEKLETLSPVRFEPLPGGANNGEPYGVIECEAGVVTRRAMEAAEHAGLVWACDPTSADASCIGGNIAMNAGGKKAVLWGTALDNLVQWRMVTPDGEWLEVTRMDHNVGKIHDANHATFHLQYLDEKRRPLREETLIIPGPSFRKIGLGKDVTDKFLSGLPGVQKEGCDGLITWSKWVLHKMPPHTRTVCMEFFGQVRDSVPSIVEVKDYLDALPKTGDARVMLSGLEHLDERYVRAVGYATKAKRHGRPKMVLIGDIVGDDEDAVARAASEVVRICNARGGEGFVAVSGEMRKKFWLDRARTAAISKHTNAFKLNEDVVIPLPRMGDYCDGIERINIELSIRNKLALCDQLLGFFAGPMPQHRYEEYGVSAELLADKVTEARALVASVRTKWAALLNGVGPSSICNTEPFIQDPSFADEAGALSLFRQLQSHEIRVSWRAEIKSPLEDIFAGEALKPIVERLRAIHQEVLRGRVWVALHMHAGDGNVHTNIPVNSDNYEMLQEANAAVARIMRLARALDGVISGEHGIGLTKLEFLTDDEITPFQRYKNKVDPEGRFNKGKLLPGGDLRYAYTPSFGLLGSESLILEASDIGAISDSVKDCLRCGKCKPVCATHVPRANLLYSPRNKILATGLLVEAFLYEEQTRRGISLRHWDELADVADHCTVCHKCVNPCPVDIDFGDVSMAMRNLLRKEGKKKFNPGNAIAMTLLNARDPATVNLLKRTVVNTGYRAQRFAHGLARRFGLIGSQTKRPPSTTGGKPPIKAQVIHFINKPMPGGLPKQTARKLLDIEDDKVVPIIRNPKLDAHEQEAVFYFPGCGSERLFSQVGLATQAMLWHVGAQTVLPPGYLCCGYPQTASGNHDKGQEITTDNRVLFHRVANTLNYLDIKTVIVSCGTCMDQLQKYQFEKIFPGCRLLDIHEYLLEKGVKLEGVTGTRYMYHDPCHTPIKTQAPMKVVNGLMGQDVALNDRCCGESGTLAVTRPDISTQVRFRKEGEMRKGADALRAIPVKSADGSEKKFDGDVKILTSCPSCLQGLSRYNDDAGTTADYIVVEMAKHLLGPNWMAEYVERANSGGIERVLV; encoded by the coding sequence ATTGCCCAGAAGGCCTCGCACGTCGATGCTGCGGCGGACGACGGCGGCAGCCGCATCCGTGAAATTCCCTACAACTACACCAGCTTTTCCGACCGTGAGATCGTGATCCGCCTGCTCGGCGACGACGCCTGGGACGTGTTGCAGTCCTTGCGCGGGGAGCGCAAGACTGGTCGCAGCGCACGCATGCTGTTCGAGGTGCTTGGTGACATCTGGGTGGTGGAGCGCAACCCCTATCTGCAGGACGACATGATCGACAACCCGCGCCGCCGCGCGCAGTTGATCGAGGCTTTACGGCATCGCCTTGGTGAGGTGGAGAAACGGCGGAATGTGGATGTTGCCGACGCTGACGGTGAGACACGCAAGGAGAAAGTCGGCGAACTGGTGACACGAGCCGCCAAGGCCGTCGATCGCTTTGAAGCGCAGTTCCGCGAGACCTACGACCTGCGCAAGCGGGTGCTGAAGGTGCTCGGCCGCATCACCCACAAGGACAACATCACCTTTGACGGCCTCGCCCGTGTGTCGCACGTGACCGATGCGACTGACTGGCGTGTGGAGTACCCCTTCGTGGTGCTGCATCCCGACAGCGAGGACGAGGTTTTTGGCCTGGTCAAAGGCTGCATCGAGCTCGGCCTCACCATCATTCCGCGTGGCGGCGGTACCGGTTACACCGGCGGCGCGATTCCGCTGTCGCGGCTGTCGGCGGTGATCAACACCGAGAAGCTGGAGACGCTGTCCCCGGTGCGTTTTGAGCCGCTGCCCGGTGGCGCCAACAACGGCGAGCCATACGGCGTCATCGAATGCGAAGCGGGCGTCGTCACGCGGCGCGCGATGGAAGCGGCCGAACACGCCGGGCTGGTCTGGGCCTGCGACCCGACCAGCGCCGACGCCAGTTGCATTGGCGGCAACATTGCCATGAACGCCGGCGGCAAGAAGGCGGTGCTGTGGGGCACCGCGCTCGACAATCTGGTGCAGTGGCGCATGGTCACCCCCGACGGCGAGTGGCTCGAAGTCACCCGCATGGATCACAACGTCGGCAAGATTCACGACGCCAATCACGCGACCTTTCACCTGCAGTACCTGGACGAGAAGCGGCGTCCGCTGCGAGAAGAAACGCTGATCATCCCCGGCCCGAGTTTCCGCAAGATCGGACTCGGCAAGGACGTCACCGACAAGTTCCTCTCCGGTCTGCCCGGTGTGCAGAAGGAAGGTTGCGACGGCCTGATCACCTGGTCGAAGTGGGTGCTGCACAAGATGCCGCCGCACACACGCACCGTGTGCATGGAGTTCTTCGGTCAGGTGCGCGATTCGGTGCCGTCAATCGTGGAGGTGAAAGACTACCTCGATGCACTGCCCAAGACCGGCGATGCGCGGGTGATGCTCTCAGGGCTCGAACATCTTGACGAGCGCTATGTCCGCGCCGTTGGCTATGCCACCAAAGCCAAGCGCCATGGCCGGCCGAAGATGGTGCTGATTGGCGACATCGTCGGTGACGATGAAGACGCTGTCGCACGCGCCGCGTCCGAAGTGGTGCGTATCTGCAATGCCCGCGGCGGTGAGGGCTTCGTTGCCGTCAGCGGCGAAATGCGCAAGAAATTCTGGCTTGACCGCGCGCGCACGGCCGCGATCTCGAAGCACACCAATGCCTTCAAGCTGAACGAGGACGTGGTCATCCCGCTGCCGCGCATGGGCGACTATTGCGACGGCATTGAGCGCATCAACATCGAGCTGTCGATCCGGAACAAGCTTGCGCTGTGCGACCAGTTGCTCGGCTTCTTCGCGGGGCCGATGCCGCAGCATCGTTACGAGGAATACGGCGTTTCCGCCGAACTGCTGGCTGACAAGGTAACCGAGGCGCGTGCACTGGTTGCATCAGTCCGCACCAAATGGGCTGCGCTGCTGAACGGCGTTGGGCCTTCCTCCATCTGCAATACTGAGCCGTTCATCCAGGATCCGTCGTTCGCCGATGAGGCGGGGGCGCTGTCGCTGTTCCGCCAGTTGCAATCGCACGAGATTCGGGTGAGCTGGCGCGCCGAGATCAAGTCGCCACTGGAAGACATCTTTGCCGGCGAGGCGCTGAAGCCGATCGTCGAGCGGCTGCGGGCCATTCATCAGGAGGTCCTGCGTGGCCGGGTCTGGGTGGCGCTGCACATGCACGCTGGTGACGGCAATGTGCACACCAACATTCCGGTCAATAGCGACAACTACGAGATGCTGCAGGAGGCCAACGCCGCCGTCGCGCGCATCATGCGGCTTGCACGCGCGCTTGATGGGGTGATTTCGGGCGAGCATGGCATCGGCCTCACCAAGCTGGAGTTCCTCACCGACGACGAGATCACGCCGTTCCAGCGCTACAAGAACAAGGTTGACCCCGAGGGCCGGTTCAACAAGGGCAAGCTGTTGCCCGGTGGCGATCTGCGTTACGCGTACACCCCCTCGTTCGGCCTGCTCGGCAGCGAGTCGCTGATTCTGGAGGCGAGCGACATCGGCGCCATCAGCGATTCGGTGAAGGACTGCCTGCGTTGTGGCAAGTGCAAGCCGGTCTGCGCGACCCATGTGCCGCGTGCCAACCTGCTGTACAGCCCACGCAACAAGATCCTCGCGACCGGCCTGCTGGTCGAGGCTTTCCTGTACGAGGAGCAGACCCGGCGCGGCATCTCGCTCAGGCACTGGGATGAGCTGGCGGACGTGGCAGACCACTGCACGGTGTGCCACAAATGCGTGAACCCGTGCCCGGTGGACATCGACTTCGGCGATGTGTCGATGGCGATGCGCAATCTGCTGCGCAAGGAAGGCAAGAAGAAGTTCAATCCCGGTAACGCAATCGCGATGACACTGCTCAACGCGCGCGATCCGGCGACCGTGAATCTGCTCAAGCGTACGGTGGTCAACACCGGCTACCGTGCGCAGCGCTTCGCGCATGGCCTTGCACGGCGCTTCGGCCTGATCGGCTCGCAGACCAAGCGGCCGCCATCGACGACAGGCGGCAAGCCGCCGATCAAGGCGCAGGTGATTCACTTCATCAACAAGCCGATGCCCGGCGGCCTGCCCAAGCAGACCGCGCGCAAACTGCTGGATATCGAAGACGACAAGGTCGTGCCGATCATCCGCAACCCGAAGCTGGATGCGCATGAGCAGGAAGCGGTGTTCTATTTCCCCGGTTGCGGCTCGGAGCGCCTGTTCTCCCAGGTTGGGCTCGCCACGCAGGCGATGCTCTGGCACGTCGGCGCCCAGACCGTGCTGCCGCCGGGCTACCTCTGCTGCGGCTACCCGCAGACGGCCAGCGGCAATCACGACAAGGGCCAGGAAATCACCACCGATAACCGGGTGCTGTTCCACCGCGTTGCCAACACGCTGAACTATCTCGACATCAAGACGGTGATCGTGAGCTGCGGCACCTGCATGGACCAGTTGCAGAAGTACCAGTTCGAGAAGATCTTCCCGGGCTGCCGCCTGCTCGACATTCACGAATACCTGCTGGAAAAGGGCGTCAAACTCGAAGGCGTGACGGGTACCCGCTACATGTACCACGACCCCTGCCACACGCCGATCAAGACGCAGGCGCCAATGAAGGTGGTCAACGGTTTGATGGGACAAGACGTCGCGCTCAATGACCGCTGCTGCGGCGAGAGCGGTACGCTGGCCGTCACCCGGCCCGACATCTCGACGCAGGTACGCTTCCGCAAAGAAGGCGAGATGCGCAAAGGGGCCGATGCCCTGCGCGCGATCCCGGTGAAGTCCGCTGACGGCAGCGAGAAGAAGTTCGACGGTGACGTCAAGATTCTGACCAGTTGCCCGAGCTGCCTGCAGGGGCTGTCGCGCTACAACGATGACGCCGGCACCACCGCCGATTACATCGTGGTGGAGATGGCGAAGCATCTGCTCGGGCCAAACTGGATGGCAGAGTACGTCGAGCGCGCCAACAGCGGCGGCATTGAGCGGGTGCTGGTGTAG
- a CDS encoding glutaminase yields MDYQPVLDRIHAALQPVIGQGKVASYIPELANVAADQFGMAVVDVAGNVYAVGDAGKRFSIQSISKLFALTLAFQREGDSLWTRVGREPSGNPFNSLVQLERENGIPRNPFINAGALVITDMLASRSVNAAQSLVDFVRKLAGVADITYNTRVAQSEISTSSRNAAMAHFMKSFGNLHNKVGEVLHAYCHHCAIEMSCVELARAVGFLANHGVNPWNGETVVDPSSAKRLSALMLTCGTYDAAGDFAYRVGLPAKSGVGGGIVAILPGECGICVWSPALEESGNSHAGSLALEMFTSLTRRSIF; encoded by the coding sequence ATGGACTACCAGCCCGTTCTTGACCGCATCCACGCTGCGTTGCAGCCCGTTATCGGGCAGGGCAAGGTGGCATCCTACATTCCGGAGCTGGCGAATGTGGCGGCCGATCAGTTCGGCATGGCGGTGGTTGATGTCGCGGGCAATGTGTATGCGGTGGGTGACGCGGGCAAGCGCTTTTCGATCCAGTCGATTTCGAAGCTGTTTGCACTGACGCTGGCGTTCCAGCGCGAGGGCGATTCGCTGTGGACACGCGTTGGCCGTGAACCCTCCGGTAATCCGTTCAACTCGCTGGTACAACTGGAGCGCGAGAACGGCATCCCGCGCAACCCGTTCATCAACGCCGGCGCGCTGGTGATCACCGACATGCTGGCAAGCCGCAGCGTGAACGCGGCGCAATCGCTGGTGGACTTTGTACGCAAGCTCGCGGGGGTGGCGGACATCACCTACAACACGCGGGTGGCGCAGTCGGAAATCAGCACTTCATCGCGCAACGCGGCGATGGCGCATTTCATGAAGAGCTTCGGCAACCTGCACAACAAGGTGGGCGAGGTGCTGCATGCCTATTGCCACCACTGTGCGATCGAGATGAGTTGCGTGGAACTGGCGCGGGCGGTGGGTTTTCTGGCCAATCACGGCGTGAATCCGTGGAACGGCGAAACGGTAGTGGACCCGAGCTCTGCCAAGCGACTGTCGGCGCTGATGCTCACTTGCGGCACCTATGACGCCGCCGGTGACTTTGCCTATCGTGTTGGTCTGCCGGCGAAGAGCGGCGTCGGCGGCGGCATTGTGGCGATCCTGCCCGGCGAATGCGGCATCTGTGTGTGGTCGCCCGCGCTGGAGGAAAGCGGCAACAGCCACGCCGGTTCGCTGGCGCTGGAGATGTTCACCTCGCTGACCAGGCGGTCGATCTTTTAG
- a CDS encoding dienelactone hydrolase family protein, with amino-acid sequence MLHETHSAAQDEVNALVPEIKLNRRGFMVTSLGAGFAASVLPVAAQTITTSADGLVAGEVKVPTKDGDMVAYRAMPATGTGFPVVLVVQEIFGVHEHIKDVCRRFAKLGYFAISPELFARQGDVTKITDIPKIMSDVVSKVPDAQVMADLDACVAYAKASGKANTDKLAVTGFCWGGRITWLYAAHNQNVKAGGAWYGRLVGASNPMTPAHPIDLVDKINAPVLGLYGDADAGIPNDTVAKMEDALKAKGKKSKIILYPDAPHAFNADYRPSYRKATAEAAWKELIAWFKVNGVA; translated from the coding sequence ATGCTGCATGAAACCCATTCCGCCGCGCAGGACGAAGTCAACGCACTCGTACCCGAAATCAAACTGAACCGCCGCGGCTTCATGGTCACGTCGCTCGGTGCCGGGTTTGCTGCGTCAGTGCTGCCTGTCGCCGCGCAGACGATCACCACGTCGGCTGACGGACTGGTTGCCGGCGAAGTGAAAGTGCCCACCAAAGACGGCGACATGGTCGCTTACCGTGCCATGCCAGCCACTGGCACCGGTTTCCCGGTAGTGCTGGTGGTGCAGGAAATCTTCGGCGTGCATGAGCACATCAAGGACGTGTGCCGTCGCTTCGCCAAACTCGGCTACTTCGCGATTTCGCCCGAGCTGTTCGCACGACAAGGCGACGTGACCAAAATCACCGATATCCCGAAGATCATGAGCGATGTGGTCAGCAAGGTGCCCGATGCGCAGGTGATGGCCGATCTCGATGCCTGCGTTGCGTACGCAAAGGCCAGCGGCAAGGCCAATACCGACAAGCTGGCGGTGACGGGTTTCTGCTGGGGCGGCCGCATTACATGGCTCTATGCCGCACACAATCAGAACGTCAAGGCCGGTGGCGCCTGGTACGGCCGTCTGGTGGGTGCTTCCAATCCGATGACTCCGGCGCACCCGATCGATCTGGTCGACAAGATCAACGCGCCAGTGCTCGGACTGTACGGCGATGCTGACGCAGGCATCCCGAACGACACGGTCGCCAAGATGGAAGACGCTCTGAAAGCCAAGGGCAAGAAGAGCAAGATCATCCTCTATCCCGACGCGCCGCACGCCTTCAACGCCGACTATCGCCCGAGCTATCGCAAGGCGACAGCCGAGGCCGCGTGGAAGGAACTCATCGCCTGGTTCAAGGTGAATGGCGTGGCGTGA
- a CDS encoding lysozyme inhibitor LprI family protein yields MSDAQLVSAARKAYERADGTLNAVWRQTLRQLDQMDREANDPAHSVTSADLLRDAQRKWLAFRDAECLVHGQLTGGSADRLAYFGCMQSLTEARTRQVRDIATTP; encoded by the coding sequence ATGAGTGACGCGCAGCTCGTAAGCGCAGCGCGCAAGGCGTACGAGCGGGCGGACGGTACGCTGAACGCCGTGTGGCGGCAGACGCTCAGGCAACTCGACCAGATGGATCGCGAAGCAAATGACCCCGCGCATAGCGTCACCTCCGCTGACCTGCTGCGCGACGCGCAACGCAAGTGGCTGGCCTTTCGTGATGCCGAGTGTCTTGTGCATGGTCAGTTGACCGGAGGCAGTGCTGATCGCCTCGCGTACTTCGGCTGCATGCAATCGCTGACCGAGGCGCGGACTCGGCAGGTGCGCGACATCGCAACGACACCCTGA
- a CDS encoding DUF4189 domain-containing protein: MNLPSSHRNTPSRRWKHTLAALTTLSTLTALTAGAAHASNQYGAIAFNKQTRAYGYSYNHASQAAAEADAVARCAGSQCRSMMWFANGCGALAVGSITYGAGSGPTKAIALQQATDRCGRDDCKVLTWTCTDRRNH, encoded by the coding sequence ATGAATTTGCCATCAAGCCATCGCAACACGCCGTCACGCCGCTGGAAGCACACGCTGGCTGCACTGACGACGCTTTCGACGCTGACAGCATTAACCGCAGGCGCTGCCCACGCCAGCAATCAGTACGGCGCCATCGCATTCAACAAGCAGACACGCGCCTACGGCTACTCCTACAACCACGCATCCCAGGCCGCTGCCGAAGCCGACGCCGTCGCGCGCTGCGCTGGCAGCCAGTGCCGTTCGATGATGTGGTTCGCCAATGGTTGCGGCGCGCTCGCGGTCGGCAGCATTACTTACGGCGCTGGCAGCGGCCCCACCAAGGCCATTGCACTACAGCAGGCGACGGATCGCTGCGGTCGTGACGATTGCAAAGTCCTCACCTGGACCTGCACGGACCGCCGCAACCACTGA
- a CDS encoding DUF3667 domain-containing protein — MLNPTASRVSDSPARVSNSHFDRDDCLNCGVPLTGAYCAACGQKKAARIGGSTVRKEAWSRFRWFELDAIKSVWKLIRSPGGFARDYVLGKRSAQMHPLGLLLLMIGALVVLLGETQYLVPTLASEEAQRMFALVREYSKWSFSLGIIAIYASAMLVFRKRLGYNATEILALAVYIHAVCIALQIVNQLPLLVWRAPEVLQWHRKWSPWTMGVAQTLIVVFAFRQFFRVTRWREVWKLVLAGGLFIAAKWGVQQLYARAVVEIVHWQMGL; from the coding sequence ATGCTGAATCCGACAGCGTCACGGGTGAGTGACTCGCCCGCGCGCGTCAGCAACAGCCACTTCGATCGCGATGACTGCCTGAACTGCGGCGTTCCGCTGACGGGCGCTTACTGCGCGGCTTGCGGCCAGAAGAAAGCCGCGCGCATCGGCGGCAGCACGGTACGCAAGGAGGCGTGGAGCCGCTTCCGCTGGTTCGAACTTGATGCCATCAAGTCGGTGTGGAAACTGATCCGCTCGCCGGGCGGCTTCGCGCGTGACTACGTGCTCGGCAAGCGCAGCGCGCAGATGCATCCGCTCGGCTTGCTGCTGCTGATGATCGGCGCGCTCGTCGTGCTGCTTGGCGAGACGCAGTACCTCGTGCCCACGCTCGCGAGCGAGGAGGCGCAGCGCATGTTTGCGCTGGTGCGCGAGTACTCGAAATGGTCGTTCTCGCTCGGCATCATTGCAATCTACGCGAGCGCGATGCTCGTGTTCCGCAAGCGGCTCGGCTACAACGCGACCGAAATCCTCGCGCTCGCGGTGTACATCCACGCCGTCTGCATCGCGCTGCAAATCGTGAACCAGTTGCCGCTCCTCGTCTGGCGCGCGCCCGAGGTTTTGCAGTGGCACCGCAAGTGGTCGCCGTGGACGATGGGTGTCGCGCAGACGCTGATCGTGGTGTTCGCGTTCCGCCAGTTCTTTCGCGTCACGCGCTGGCGCGAAGTCTGGAAGCTCGTGCTCGCAGGCGGCCTGTTCATCGCCGCGAAGTGGGGCGTGCAGCAACTCTACGCCCGCGCCGTCGTAGAGATCGTGCACTGGCAGATGGGCTTGTGA